The Punica granatum isolate Tunisia-2019 unplaced genomic scaffold, ASM765513v2 Contig00407, whole genome shotgun sequence genome contains a region encoding:
- the LOC116190257 gene encoding receptor like protein 22-like, which produces MAHLNLSHSYFSGPIPLEISHLSRLITLDLSGIFDLTKELDNRSFRWFTHNLTQLRELNLDGIDMSRVSPMSLANFSSSGLTSLSLSGCNLRGIVPIDIFHLPNLRSLSLSDNYYLTGTLPQTKNWTSPLVSLNLSSTEFSGSIPASVGNLTSMTILDLRFAQFTGSIPLTFGNLVHLTHLDLGYNMISGGIPEWFWRVGRDTLTYLDFAYNNFNGPLPDLPPSMVNFYASSNNFSGEIPSSICRAKSLNHLDLSINKLSGTIPRCLGDLKSLSSFDASSNNFSGEIPSSICQASSLEELVLSNNRFNGTIPRCLGDLKSLLLFDASSNNFSGAIPSSICQAKSLEELVLSNNRLSGTIPGCLGNLNSLYASNNSLTGEIPSSVCQMGNLSRLFQLDLSYNLLQGPLPQSLANCTSLQSLNVSHNAIIDTFPRWLNAFYGLETLDLQSNRFHRAIEIPLPPQISYLSLSNNELSGQLPINFLLNSTVYFIDLANNSFKGPLPIPSPSIRYYSISKNEFNGDIPYQLCSATQLEIINLSNNCLTGTIPHCLMNFIDSLSVLDLQGNQFVGQIPEIISPGNNWVRKIRLGQNQLGGMLPRSLTSCKNLEVLDLGENELEGHFPYYLDTLPYLQVLILRSNMFRGPVDSSKRTSHPFPKLRILDLSDNSFSGRLPAEYIANLIAMKNEEKCGLHYMGQDYYEDTISVVMKGTELVLVKIMTVFTTIDLSRNFFEGEIPEAIRDLKALKGLNISHNNLAGRIPPSVGNLTNLEWLDLSSNKLNGEIPRGLANLTYLTTLNLSYNQLVGPIPHGPQMDTFNHSFDGNPGLCGPPLSNPCDTLEQSPPHSTSPEEEEGQWIEWRAVAMGCGCGLILGISVGYTMLETGRPRWLVRMAERKRHRKTNRLNRNAAPRNLLRRSTIGQ; this is translated from the exons ATGGCTCATCTGAATCTCTCTCATTCTTACTTCTCCGGGCCCATTCCACTAGAAATTTCTCACCTCTCCCGCCTAATTACACTCGATCTCTCGGGCATCTTTGACCTAACCAAAGAATTAGATAACCGTAGTTTCAGATGGTTCACACATAATCTCACACAGTTGAGAGAACTTAATCTTGATGGTATCGACATGTCTAGAGTTTCTCCTATGTCTCTAGCGAACTTCTCTTCTTCCGGTTTGACATCTTTGAGCCTTTCTGGCTGCAATCTGAGAGGGATAGTTCCGATTGACATCTTCCATCTCCCAAACCTCCgcagtctctctctttctgaTAATTATTATCTCACGGGCACTCTACCCCAGACAAAAAACTGGACTAGTCCGCTCGTCTCCTTAAACCTATCATCGACAGAGTTCAGTGGGTCAATTCCTGCTTCAGTGGGGAATCTGACATCCATGACCATTTTGGACCTCCGTTTTGCCCAATTTACCGGTTCGATCCCACTGACATTTGGAAACCTTGTCCACCTCACCCACTTGGACCTCGGGTATAACATGATCAGTGGAGGGATTCCTGAATGGTTTTGGAGAGTAGGGAGGGACACATTGACATACTTGGACTTCGCATACAACAATTTTAATGGTCCTCTACCTGACCTTCCTCCTTCGATGGTGAACTTCTATGCCTCAAGCAACAATTTCTCTGGAGAGATCCCATCTTCAATCTGCCGAGCCAAATCACTAAATCATCTTGATCTCTCAATCAACAAACTCAGTGGCACCATTCCGAGATGTTTAGGTGATTTAAAAAGTCTCTCGTCGTTCGATGCCTCAAGCAACAATTTCTCTGGAGAGATCCCATCTTCAATCTGCCAAGCCAGTTCGCTAGAAGAACTTGTACTCTCAAACAACAGATTCAACGGCACCATTCCGAGATGTTTGGGTGATTTAAAAAGTCTCTTGTTGTTCGATGCCTCAAGCAACAATTTCTCTGGAGCGATCCCCTCCTCAATTTGCCAAGCCAAATCACTAGAAGAACTTGTACTCTCAAACAACAGACTCAGCGGCACCATTCCGGGATGTTTGGGTAATTTAAATAGCCTCTATGCCTCAAATAACAGTTTGACTGGAGAGATCCCATCTTCAGTCTGCCAGATGGGAAATTTAAGCCGCCTCTTCCAATTGGATTTGAGCTACAATCTATTACAAGGTCCATTGCCACAATCTCTAGCAAACTGTACAAGCTTGCAGAGTTTAAATGTCAGTCACAATGCAATAATTGATACATTCCCGCGCTGGCTAAATGCTTTCTACGGGTTGGAGACTCTAGATTTACAGTCCAACAGGTTTCATAGAGCCATTGAAATTCCCCTCCCTCCGCAAATTTCATACTTGAGCCTATCCAACAATGAGCTTTCTGGACAGTTGCCAATAAATTTCCTCTTGAATTCAACTGTTTATTTTATTGACTTAGCCAATAATAGTTTTAAAGGACCTCTCCCGATTCCATCACCATCCATTCGTTACTATTCCATTTCAAAAAATGAGTTCAATGGAGACATTCCTTATCAGCTCTGCAGCGCCACTCAGCTAGAGATTATCAACCTGTCCAATAACTGCTTGACTGGCACCATTCCTCACTGTTTGATGAACTTTATTGACTCCCTATCTGTATTGGATCTACAAGGAAATCAATTTGTAGGTCAGATACCAGAGATAATTTCCCCAGGAAACAATTGGGTCAGGAAAATCCGCTTAGGTCAAAATCAACTCGGAGGGATGTTGCCACGATCTTTGACAAGTTGCAAGAATTTGGAAGTTTTGGATCTCGGTGAAAATGAGTTAGAGGGCCACTTCCCTTACTATTTGGATACCCTTCCTTATCTGCAAGTTCTTATCCTGAGGTCCAACATGTTTCGTGGTCCTGTGGATAGTTCCAAGAGAACTAGTCATCCCTTCCCAAAGTTACGCATTTTGGACCTCTCTGACAACAGCTTCTCCGGTCGACTGCCAGCTGAGTACATTGCCAACTTAATAGCTatgaagaatgaagagaaatgTGGTTTACATTATATGGGTCAGGACTACTATGAAGATACGATCTCAGTGGTCATGAAAGGGACGGAGTTGGTGCTGGTGAAAATTATGACCGTGTTCACAACCATCGACCTGTCAAGGAACTTCTTCGAAGGAGAGATCCCAGAAGCAATCAGAGATCTGAAGGCACTCAAGGGACTCAACATTTCTCATAACAATCTGGCTGGCAGGATCCCTCCTTCTGTGGGGAATCTTACTAATCTTGAGTGGCTGGACCTATCCTCGAACAAGCTCAATGGGGAGATCCCCAGAGGATTGGCGAATCTTACGTACCTCACCACCTTGAATCTCTCGTATAACCAGCTCGTGGGACCGATTCCTCATGGCCCGCAAATGGATACATTCAACCACTCCTTCGACGGGAATCCTGGCTTGTGCGGTCCTCCATTGTCAAATCCATGTGACACTTTGGAGCAGTCACCACCGCATTCAACTTcccctgaagaagaagaagggcaaTGGATTGAATGGAGGGCAGTGGCAATGGGCTGCGGATGCGGACTCATCCTCGGGATATCCGTAGGATATACTATGCTGGAAaccgggagaccaagatggtTGGTGAGAATGGCTGAGAGGAAAAGGCATAGGAAAACAAACAGGCTGAACAGAAATGCGGCTCCGAGAAATCTTCTCAG GAGGAGCACCATAGGCCAATGA